A window of Hymenobacter aerilatus contains these coding sequences:
- a CDS encoding OmpA family protein translates to MKTSRSILSLLLVLLLLGSHFAEAQTTTTKKPMSKTAKGGLLGAGGGALVGGVLGRVIGGKNSTAGGAIIGAAVGGGAGALIGRRMDKQAAELKREMAGATVERVGEGIKITFDSGILFAKNSSTLTSTAQDNIATLAATLKKYGDTNVLVEGHTDNTGTDAINNPLSQRRAQAVANYTQSQGVDASRFQVTGYGSKQPIADNSTEAGRSANRRVEVAIYANEKLKKAAEKGTI, encoded by the coding sequence ATGAAAACTTCCCGGTCTATCCTCTCTTTGCTGCTGGTCCTGCTTCTGCTGGGAAGCCATTTCGCAGAAGCGCAAACCACTACCACTAAAAAGCCCATGAGCAAAACCGCGAAGGGTGGTTTGCTGGGTGCTGGTGGCGGTGCTCTGGTGGGTGGCGTGCTGGGCCGCGTAATTGGCGGTAAAAACAGCACCGCTGGTGGCGCTATCATTGGTGCTGCCGTGGGTGGCGGCGCTGGTGCCCTCATTGGCCGTCGTATGGACAAGCAGGCTGCTGAGCTGAAGCGTGAAATGGCCGGCGCCACCGTAGAGCGTGTGGGCGAAGGCATCAAAATCACCTTCGACTCGGGTATTCTGTTTGCAAAGAATTCGTCTACGCTGACTTCTACTGCCCAGGACAACATTGCTACCCTAGCTGCTACCCTCAAAAAATACGGCGACACCAATGTGCTGGTAGAAGGCCATACCGACAACACCGGTACCGATGCCATAAACAACCCACTCTCGCAGCGCCGGGCGCAGGCCGTGGCTAATTACACGCAAAGCCAAGGTGTAGATGCCTCGCGTTTTCAGGTGACGGGCTACGGCTCGAAGCAGCCTATTGCCGACAACTCGACGGAAGCCGGCCGTAGCGCCAACCGCCGCGTGGAAGTAGCCATCTATGCCAATGAAAAACTGAAGAAGGCGGCCGAGAAAGGCACCATCTAA
- the accD gene encoding acetyl-CoA carboxylase, carboxyltransferase subunit beta produces the protein MSWFKRVEKGIVTPTEEKKETPDGLWYKCPECKTVATMAEHKRLLYTCANCNHHDRINSAEYFEVLFDDNQFTELDADLTSGDPLHFVDTKPYPQRVAATERATGLHDAVRTAYGRSQGAELVIACMDFKFIGGSMGSVVGEKIARAIDYARQHRIPFLMISKSGGARMMEAGYSLMQMAKTSAKLALLSEAGVPYVSLLTDPTTGGVTASFAMLGDFNIAEPGALIGFAGPRVIKETIGKDLPKDFQSSEFVLEHGFLDFIVDRKDLKQKLADLLHLLRPAAVAEVVPVAAARR, from the coding sequence ATGTCTTGGTTTAAACGCGTAGAAAAAGGCATTGTCACGCCCACGGAGGAAAAAAAGGAAACCCCCGATGGCTTGTGGTACAAATGCCCGGAATGTAAAACCGTGGCTACCATGGCCGAGCACAAGCGCCTGCTCTATACCTGCGCCAACTGCAACCACCACGACCGCATCAACTCAGCCGAGTATTTCGAGGTGCTGTTTGATGACAACCAGTTCACCGAGCTGGACGCTGACCTCACTTCCGGTGACCCGCTGCACTTTGTTGATACCAAGCCCTACCCCCAACGCGTGGCGGCTACCGAGCGTGCCACCGGCCTGCACGACGCCGTGCGCACGGCCTACGGGCGCAGCCAGGGTGCCGAGTTGGTCATTGCCTGCATGGATTTCAAATTCATCGGGGGCTCCATGGGCTCGGTGGTAGGCGAGAAGATTGCCCGCGCCATCGACTATGCCCGCCAGCACCGCATTCCATTCCTGATGATCAGCAAATCAGGGGGAGCGCGCATGATGGAGGCCGGCTATTCGCTGATGCAGATGGCCAAAACGTCGGCCAAGCTGGCGTTGCTTTCCGAAGCTGGTGTGCCCTACGTATCACTACTCACCGACCCCACTACGGGCGGCGTAACGGCTTCGTTTGCCATGCTAGGCGATTTTAATATTGCTGAGCCGGGTGCACTCATCGGTTTTGCTGGGCCGCGCGTGATTAAAGAAACCATCGGCAAAGATTTGCCGAAAGATTTTCAAAGCTCCGAATTCGTGCTGGAACACGGCTTCCTCGATTTCATTGTAGATCGTAAAGACCTAAAGCAGAAGCTGGCAGATTTGCTGCACCTGCTGCGTCCGGCTGCAGTGGCCGAAGTGGTACCCGTGGCGGCAGCACGACGCTAG
- a CDS encoding TonB-dependent receptor, translating to MRQTLLYSIVCASLLPAAAWAQTQTVTGRVTGPTGTALPGVTVLEKGTSNGTSTDADGRYRLAVPTSATLIFSAIGQTSQEIPLNGRSVLNASLQDASTDLNEVVVTGSRATEGRSNILTTAPVDVISAREIKAYGQTEVTQILSFIAPSFQSTRQTVTDGTDFVDPATLRGLGPDQVLVLVNGKRRHTSALVNINGTPGRGSVGIDMNVLPPAAIKRIEVLREGAAAQYGSDAIAGVINIQLKDDTTGVNVSGTAGQTTKGDGDVWQADANVGIGLKGRGYIDISGQVLQRGFLDRSGYDTAPLIYNGSGGNYASNLTEQQRRDLKAQDDAQVAARGFNRRNIIVGNSKSRTYSGFVNAAYSLVPRLGVEAYVAAGATQREGRSGALYRLPNQATQIDLTLYPDGFLPFVNSTVNDESLLVGVRGTVLGFATDLSNTYGRNSLRYDITNTLNASLPIGTSTQEFYAGTLIFQQNTTNLGFSRKFMNVGPLATLNVAFGGELRSDFFEIKAGEKGSYFNYGRLTAAGQNTSIGSQGFPGYRPSDATHRSRSNTAGYLDLESDLTDRLLVNLAGRLERYSDFGSNASGRVGARYSLVTGGQSNFINDLAVRGNLGNGFRAPSLQQRYFTNVATQFNQGQIQDVLTANNDNPIVREGFGIGALKQEKSKNYSAGLTARLARSFTLTVDAYLIDIRDRIVLSSQFSRSNPAVAAILANRPDVSSVQFFANAVNTRTKGLDVVLNERLTFGEHRLGLTAAANFNQTTVRGINSSATIDNNASLQNTLFDRQQRTRLEAGQPRSKINLSANYGYKIFNVDLRTVRFGEVKTADARIGSPADDPSFLYSTIDQTFSAKWVTDLVVSAQVLKWLGLQVGANNIFNVYPDKLYRNPRNYEDNYNTGSLSYTSSLDGTNRGRFLYSSNQFAFTGAYYFGRINVTF from the coding sequence ATGCGCCAAACCTTACTCTATTCCATTGTGTGTGCCAGCCTGTTGCCCGCCGCCGCGTGGGCCCAGACGCAGACCGTAACCGGCCGCGTGACTGGCCCCACCGGTACCGCCCTACCCGGTGTGACGGTGCTGGAAAAAGGTACCAGCAACGGCACCTCTACCGACGCAGACGGCCGCTACCGCCTTGCCGTACCCACCTCGGCTACCCTCATCTTCTCGGCCATTGGGCAGACCTCACAGGAAATTCCCCTGAACGGCCGTTCCGTGCTGAACGCCAGTTTGCAAGATGCCAGCACCGACCTCAACGAAGTAGTCGTGACAGGCTCGCGGGCCACCGAAGGTCGCTCTAATATTCTTACCACGGCTCCTGTCGATGTGATTTCGGCCCGCGAGATTAAGGCGTATGGCCAAACGGAGGTAACGCAGATTCTGAGCTTCATTGCCCCCTCCTTCCAGAGTACCCGCCAAACCGTAACCGATGGTACGGATTTCGTAGACCCGGCCACGCTACGTGGCCTGGGGCCCGACCAAGTACTGGTGCTGGTGAATGGCAAACGACGCCATACCTCGGCCCTCGTCAACATCAACGGGACACCAGGTAGGGGCTCGGTAGGGATTGATATGAACGTGCTGCCGCCCGCCGCCATCAAGCGCATTGAGGTGCTGCGCGAAGGGGCCGCCGCTCAGTATGGCTCCGATGCTATTGCCGGCGTTATCAACATTCAGCTGAAAGATGACACTACCGGCGTGAACGTGAGTGGCACGGCGGGCCAGACCACCAAAGGCGACGGCGACGTATGGCAGGCCGATGCCAACGTTGGTATTGGCTTGAAGGGTAGGGGATACATAGATATCAGCGGCCAGGTATTACAGCGCGGGTTTCTGGACCGCTCGGGCTACGATACGGCCCCCCTTATTTACAATGGCAGCGGCGGTAATTACGCCAGCAACTTAACGGAGCAGCAGCGCCGTGACTTGAAAGCGCAGGACGATGCCCAGGTAGCTGCCCGTGGTTTCAATCGTCGCAATATCATTGTAGGCAATTCGAAGTCGCGTACCTACAGCGGTTTCGTGAATGCCGCGTACTCGCTGGTGCCCCGTTTAGGGGTAGAGGCCTACGTAGCCGCAGGCGCCACACAGCGAGAAGGCCGTAGCGGCGCTTTATACCGCCTCCCTAACCAGGCAACGCAAATTGACCTCACGCTCTACCCCGATGGATTCCTACCCTTCGTCAACAGTACCGTCAACGACGAGTCGTTGCTCGTAGGCGTGCGCGGTACGGTCCTGGGCTTTGCGACTGATTTGAGCAACACGTACGGCCGCAACAGCTTGCGTTATGACATCACCAACACACTGAATGCCTCGCTGCCTATTGGTACCAGCACGCAGGAGTTTTACGCTGGTACGCTCATCTTTCAGCAGAATACCACTAACCTGGGCTTCTCCCGCAAATTCATGAATGTGGGACCCTTGGCTACCCTAAACGTGGCCTTTGGGGGCGAGCTGCGCAGTGATTTCTTTGAAATTAAAGCAGGTGAGAAAGGGTCTTACTTCAACTATGGCCGTCTGACGGCTGCGGGTCAAAACACCTCCATTGGGTCACAGGGTTTTCCTGGGTATCGCCCTTCCGATGCCACCCATCGTTCGCGTTCCAACACTGCAGGCTACCTCGATCTGGAAAGCGACTTAACCGACCGTTTGCTAGTGAATCTGGCCGGCCGGCTAGAGCGCTACTCCGATTTTGGCTCAAACGCCAGTGGTCGGGTAGGGGCCCGCTACAGTCTGGTAACCGGTGGGCAAAGCAATTTCATCAACGATTTGGCCGTACGTGGTAATCTAGGCAACGGCTTCCGGGCGCCCTCGCTGCAACAGCGCTACTTCACCAACGTAGCGACGCAGTTCAACCAGGGGCAAATCCAGGATGTACTGACAGCGAACAATGACAACCCCATTGTGCGTGAAGGCTTCGGGATTGGCGCGCTCAAGCAGGAAAAGTCAAAGAACTATAGCGCTGGCCTCACGGCGCGCCTGGCCCGTAGTTTCACGCTGACGGTAGATGCCTACCTGATTGATATTCGGGACCGAATTGTACTCTCGTCACAGTTTTCCCGATCCAATCCAGCGGTGGCGGCTATTCTGGCCAATCGTCCGGATGTAAGCAGCGTGCAGTTCTTTGCTAATGCCGTCAACACCCGCACCAAAGGTCTGGATGTGGTTCTGAATGAGCGCCTAACCTTTGGCGAGCATCGCCTGGGCCTGACGGCAGCGGCCAACTTCAACCAAACCACAGTGCGCGGTATCAATAGCTCAGCCACTATCGATAACAATGCAAGCCTGCAAAACACGCTATTCGACCGCCAGCAGCGTACTCGCCTGGAAGCCGGGCAGCCACGCAGCAAAATCAACCTGAGCGCCAACTACGGCTACAAGATTTTTAACGTGGACTTGCGTACTGTGCGGTTCGGGGAGGTGAAGACGGCTGATGCCCGCATCGGCAGTCCAGCCGATGACCCCTCGTTCCTCTACTCTACCATTGACCAAACCTTTTCGGCGAAGTGGGTAACGGACTTGGTAGTAAGTGCGCAAGTGCTGAAATGGCTGGGCCTGCAGGTAGGGGCTAATAATATCTTCAACGTCTACCCCGATAAACTGTACCGTAATCCGCGCAATTACGAGGACAACTATAATACAGGCAGCTTAAGCTATACCTCTAGCTTAGACGGAACCAACCGGGGCCGATTCTTATACAGCTCCAACCAGTTCGCCTTCACGGGCGCATACTACTTCGGCCGCATAAACGTGACGTTCTAG
- a CDS encoding SGNH/GDSL hydrolase family protein: MQSILAFLLSLSFLACTQADVAPTPTPPAPVAAISFLSLGDSYTIGEGVTEQARWSVQLAQLLRQHGSEVASPDIIARTGWTTQDLQRAIAASDNRRTYGLVSLLIGVNDQYQGKSTAEYRLHLRELLQTATQFASGRSTRVVVLSIPDWGQTPYAQGRNRTQIGQEIDQFNAVAQQECEQAGIAFVDITGLTRTAASDAAQFAPDGLHYSGLQMAKWAEAALPVVQKLVATSSK, translated from the coding sequence ATGCAGAGTATTCTTGCCTTTTTACTGTCACTGTCTTTCCTAGCCTGTACACAAGCCGACGTTGCGCCGACTCCTACGCCACCGGCGCCAGTCGCTGCCATCAGCTTTTTATCCCTCGGCGACTCTTATACCATTGGCGAAGGCGTAACAGAGCAGGCACGTTGGAGCGTGCAGCTGGCGCAGTTGCTGCGCCAGCATGGTAGTGAGGTAGCGTCGCCGGACATTATCGCCCGCACCGGCTGGACCACTCAGGACTTACAACGGGCCATTGCGGCCTCCGATAATCGGCGTACCTATGGGCTGGTATCGTTGCTGATTGGCGTCAACGACCAGTACCAGGGCAAAAGCACCGCCGAGTATCGTTTGCATCTGCGCGAGTTACTACAAACGGCCACGCAGTTTGCCAGCGGCCGCTCTACCCGGGTAGTAGTATTATCTATCCCAGACTGGGGGCAGACGCCCTACGCACAAGGGCGTAACCGGACGCAGATTGGGCAAGAAATCGACCAGTTTAACGCAGTGGCCCAACAAGAGTGTGAGCAGGCAGGCATTGCCTTCGTAGACATCACTGGCCTCACGCGCACCGCCGCTAGCGATGCCGCGCAGTTTGCGCCAGATGGTCTGCATTACTCTGGATTACAGATGGCGAAATGGGCAGAAGCAGCACTACCCGTTGTGCAGAAGCTGGTGGCTACCAGCTCAAAATAA
- a CDS encoding MBL fold metallo-hydrolase: MTTRISSRFDGKRYHNALPTSMSTASSYWQMARRWLLGKEERVPRSALAGFSTDVAALAQPVPPNALRATWLGHSTVLLEIDGRRFLTDPVWRMRSSPVRFMGPKRFFPNPLPLAQVPPLDGVLISHDHYDHLDPLAVRALARTGVRFFCPLGVSRHLHRWGVASDKITEVDWWQEIMLAPDFTLVATPARHFSGRRLGLDQDATLWASWVLLGPTHRAFFGGDSGPFAAAFQQIGDTYGPFDLTMLEIGAADPNWADVHMGPTVAVAAHQALRGRALLPIHWGTFNLAYHAWTDPAEEVQQAAAAAGVELLLPQPGERVEATQAPYASGWWRG, translated from the coding sequence ATGACTACGAGAATTTCTTCCCGCTTCGATGGTAAGCGCTATCACAATGCCCTACCCACATCCATGTCGACGGCTAGCAGCTACTGGCAAATGGCCCGGCGTTGGCTGCTAGGCAAAGAGGAGCGCGTACCCCGGTCGGCTCTGGCTGGTTTCTCTACCGATGTGGCTGCGCTGGCTCAGCCCGTGCCACCCAACGCATTACGGGCTACCTGGCTGGGACACTCGACGGTGTTGCTGGAAATTGACGGTCGCCGTTTTCTGACCGACCCCGTATGGCGCATGCGCAGTTCGCCGGTGCGCTTTATGGGACCGAAACGGTTCTTCCCCAACCCGCTACCCCTGGCGCAGGTGCCGCCGCTGGATGGCGTACTCATCTCCCACGACCACTACGACCACCTCGACCCGCTAGCGGTGCGGGCACTGGCACGCACGGGGGTGCGGTTCTTCTGTCCGCTAGGGGTAAGCCGGCACCTGCACCGTTGGGGGGTAGCGTCCGACAAGATTACCGAAGTGGATTGGTGGCAGGAAATAATGTTAGCGCCCGATTTTACGCTGGTGGCCACACCCGCCCGGCACTTTTCCGGCCGCCGCCTCGGCCTCGATCAGGATGCTACCCTGTGGGCCTCTTGGGTGCTGCTGGGTCCTACCCACCGCGCCTTCTTCGGCGGCGACTCTGGTCCGTTTGCGGCTGCGTTTCAGCAAATAGGCGACACCTACGGCCCCTTCGACCTGACCATGCTGGAAATAGGCGCCGCCGACCCCAACTGGGCCGATGTGCACATGGGACCCACGGTAGCCGTGGCGGCACACCAGGCCCTGCGCGGCCGGGCGCTGCTGCCCATTCACTGGGGCACCTTCAACCTGGCTTACCACGCCTGGACCGATCCAGCCGAGGAGGTGCAGCAAGCCGCTGCGGCAGCCGGGGTGGAGCTGTTACTACCCCAGCCCGGCGAACGGGTAGAGGCCACGCAGGCCCCCTATGCGTCTGGCTGGTGGCGGGGGTAG
- a CDS encoding OmpA family protein, translating into MKSPNAIISLCLALMLFLGSCATTRNPNIPDANGTGPRKTGMNKTTKGGLLGAGGGAVVGGVLGRVIGGSGGTAAGAIIGAAVGGGAGALIGRKMDKQAEELQRDMQNAKVERVGEGIKVTFDSGILFDTNKSDLRQASMTEIQKMATTLKKYPDTNILVEGHTDNTGTDAINDPLSLRRAQAVANYTQSQGVDASRITTNGYGSKQPIADNSTEAGRQANRRVEIAIFANEKMKKAAENGTL; encoded by the coding sequence ATGAAATCTCCGAACGCAATTATTTCGCTGTGCTTGGCGCTGATGCTGTTCCTGGGCTCGTGCGCTACTACGCGCAACCCTAACATTCCGGACGCTAACGGCACTGGTCCGCGCAAAACCGGCATGAACAAAACCACCAAGGGTGGCCTGCTGGGTGCTGGCGGTGGAGCCGTGGTAGGCGGCGTGCTAGGCCGCGTGATTGGTGGCTCGGGCGGCACGGCTGCTGGTGCTATCATTGGTGCTGCTGTGGGTGGCGGCGCGGGTGCCCTCATCGGCCGTAAAATGGACAAGCAAGCCGAAGAGTTGCAGCGCGATATGCAAAACGCCAAAGTAGAGCGCGTGGGCGAAGGTATCAAAGTGACCTTTGACTCGGGTATTCTGTTTGATACCAACAAGTCGGATCTGCGTCAAGCTTCAATGACGGAAATCCAGAAAATGGCTACTACCCTGAAGAAGTATCCCGACACCAACATCCTGGTAGAAGGCCACACCGACAACACTGGCACCGACGCTATCAACGACCCGCTGTCGTTGCGCCGCGCCCAGGCCGTGGCCAACTACACGCAGTCGCAAGGGGTAGATGCTTCGCGCATCACCACCAATGGCTACGGCTCCAAACAGCCTATTGCTGATAACTCGACGGAAGCTGGTCGTCAGGCCAACCGCCGCGTAGAAATCGCCATCTTCGCCAACGAGAAGATGAAAAAGGCTGCTGAAAACGGCACACTGTAA
- a CDS encoding YMGG-like glycine zipper-containing protein: MTECRTSTAVGAGAGAVGGGLIGGGKGAAIGAGVGAIGGSLYGKSRDKKKREERRAERRNRRN; the protein is encoded by the coding sequence ATGACTGAGTGCCGCACCAGCACGGCAGTGGGAGCCGGTGCCGGTGCTGTAGGCGGTGGCCTGATAGGCGGTGGTAAAGGCGCGGCCATTGGGGCCGGGGTAGGAGCTATTGGTGGCTCGCTCTATGGTAAAAGCCGTGATAAGAAAAAACGAGAAGAGCGCCGTGCCGAACGCCGGAATCGTCGCAACTAG
- a CDS encoding T9SS type A sorting domain-containing protein: MTLHFSGTDPNAGQTTQLYADVEHALPGATFTTSTTGEATLQWQTTAQTRLGFYRFPVTVVDNSSPQRGFETRIITVRVVNTILSTSDAQKNSNVAAYPIPFTEQVTIRLVNSGRRQVTIVDALGRTVAELTTQADGVVRWRPTAVVAPGLYIARTADGQSKRLVRVAP; encoded by the coding sequence TTGACCTTGCATTTCTCCGGCACTGACCCCAATGCAGGTCAGACTACCCAACTCTATGCCGACGTAGAACACGCGCTGCCAGGCGCTACGTTTACTACCTCCACTACCGGCGAAGCCACCCTGCAATGGCAAACCACGGCCCAAACACGGCTTGGCTTTTATCGTTTTCCCGTTACGGTTGTCGACAATAGTTCGCCCCAGCGCGGCTTCGAAACGCGTATCATCACGGTGCGAGTAGTAAACACGATACTGTCTACTTCAGATGCACAGAAGAATAGCAACGTGGCAGCCTACCCTATACCGTTCACAGAGCAAGTCACCATTCGCTTAGTAAATAGCGGCCGCCGACAAGTCACGATTGTAGATGCGCTGGGCCGCACAGTGGCTGAGCTCACTACGCAGGCTGATGGAGTTGTTCGCTGGCGTCCAACGGCTGTTGTTGCACCAGGCTTATACATTGCCCGTACGGCAGATGGGCAATCGAAACGCTTAGTACGAGTCGCCCCATAG
- a CDS encoding endonuclease III domain-containing protein: MTNATPLSPAQKTWQDHLILNDFYGELSSTPRRTPMRELISTVLSHRTTHADEELAYSRMLETFGDWEGVLAAPTSELAHAIRTTRWPDTQAPRIQDILRRIKAERGEFTLDFLADWPTERGLQWLTDMPGIGLKTASLVLLFNFQKPVLPVDTHVHRIAQRVGMIGPKVSAERAHKLLLEQLPQDARVLLNFHKHNYWHGQRVCLYTKPDCARCPLKAFCDYYIEHYGPATPEALAATPKRWDTAWGELPH; the protein is encoded by the coding sequence ATGACCAATGCCACCCCGCTTTCGCCCGCCCAAAAAACCTGGCAAGACCACCTAATCCTGAACGATTTTTACGGCGAACTGTCGTCTACCCCGCGGCGCACGCCCATGCGCGAGCTAATCAGCACCGTGTTGTCGCACCGCACCACGCACGCCGACGAGGAACTGGCCTATTCCCGCATGCTGGAAACCTTTGGCGACTGGGAAGGCGTACTAGCCGCGCCTACCTCCGAGTTGGCCCACGCCATCCGAACCACGCGCTGGCCCGATACGCAGGCACCGCGCATCCAGGATATTTTGCGCCGTATAAAGGCTGAACGGGGCGAGTTTACGTTGGATTTCCTAGCCGATTGGCCTACCGAGCGGGGCTTGCAGTGGCTGACGGATATGCCCGGTATCGGCCTAAAAACGGCTTCATTGGTGTTGCTGTTCAACTTTCAGAAACCGGTCTTGCCGGTCGATACGCATGTGCACCGCATTGCCCAGCGAGTAGGGATGATTGGACCAAAAGTGTCGGCAGAGCGGGCGCACAAGCTGCTGCTGGAGCAGCTGCCACAGGATGCGCGGGTGCTGCTCAATTTCCACAAGCACAACTATTGGCACGGCCAGCGCGTGTGCCTCTACACCAAGCCCGACTGTGCCCGCTGCCCCCTCAAAGCCTTCTGCGACTATTACATTGAGCATTATGGCCCTGCCACGCCTGAGGCGCTGGCCGCTACCCCCAAACGCTGGGATACGGCTTGGGGGGAACTGCCTCACTAA
- a CDS encoding OmpA family protein — MYKFSSLTLAALVVAASTTLPSCVASRKYDELQARQTATQRAKEDLEKRQRQAVAELQKANDELAQLRLDKKRLVNDSTQTGNILRKTQSLYGELNDSYDKLLKNSDRAIANKSADYDKVAKDLARREAELGELDVNLKKSRTQIDQLNTDLKTREAKLAELQQALAAKDKAVNDLRAKVNNALLGFKSNDLKVELRNGKVYVSLSEQLLFKSGSTKVDPKGQDALKKLAQVLQEQPDVNVVVEGHTDNVPITRGTAGMQDNWDLSVLRATEIARLLTVSGVAPQRVTASGRSQYLPVAPNGSAADKALNRRTEIILTPKLNELFQILDSNSAASAGE; from the coding sequence GTGTATAAATTCTCTTCCCTGACTTTGGCCGCTCTGGTGGTGGCCGCTTCTACTACCCTACCCAGCTGCGTAGCTTCCCGCAAATACGACGAATTACAGGCTCGCCAAACGGCTACCCAGCGCGCGAAGGAAGACTTAGAAAAACGCCAGCGCCAGGCAGTAGCAGAGTTACAAAAAGCCAACGACGAGCTGGCCCAGCTGCGCCTCGATAAGAAGCGCCTCGTAAACGACTCCACGCAAACGGGCAACATCCTGCGCAAAACCCAGAGCCTGTACGGCGAGCTAAACGACTCGTACGACAAGCTCCTCAAGAACAGCGACCGGGCCATTGCCAATAAATCGGCCGATTATGACAAGGTAGCCAAGGACTTAGCGCGCCGCGAAGCTGAACTCGGTGAGCTGGATGTAAACCTGAAAAAGAGCCGCACGCAAATCGACCAGCTTAATACAGACCTGAAGACTCGCGAAGCGAAGCTGGCGGAGCTGCAACAAGCATTGGCCGCTAAAGACAAAGCCGTGAATGATTTGCGCGCCAAAGTAAACAACGCGCTACTCGGTTTTAAGTCTAATGATTTGAAAGTAGAGCTACGCAACGGCAAAGTGTATGTGTCACTTTCGGAGCAACTGCTGTTTAAATCGGGCTCTACCAAGGTAGACCCCAAGGGCCAGGATGCGCTTAAAAAGCTGGCTCAGGTGCTACAGGAGCAACCCGATGTGAACGTGGTAGTGGAAGGCCACACCGACAATGTGCCCATCACGCGTGGCACAGCGGGTATGCAGGACAACTGGGACCTGAGCGTGCTACGCGCCACCGAAATTGCCCGCCTGCTTACCGTGAGCGGGGTAGCACCCCAGCGCGTAACGGCCTCGGGCCGCTCGCAATACCTGCCCGTGGCCCCCAACGGCAGCGCCGCCGACAAAGCCCTGAACCGCCGCACCGAAATCATCCTCACACCCAAGCTCAACGAGCTATTTCAGATTCTGGATAGTAATTCAGCGGCGAGTGCTGGTGAATAG
- a CDS encoding radical SAM protein, with translation MRLVRHPVLCNYYVTYRCNAKCSFCDIWEKPSPYIKLEDVEQNLRDLKRLGVSVVDFTGGEPLLHRQIHEFVGLAHDMGFITTLTTNCLLYPKYAERLRGKVDMLHFSLDASEKEVHDRGRGVACYDFVLESIRVAREMGERPDILFTVFRENLKDLEAVYRDIAQPNKLMLILNPAFDYNSVNTGEQLTTEELDYLSAFGRRKGVYLNEAFIQLRRDGGNHVAAPVCRAASTTLVISPSNELVLPCYHLGQQKFPVDGRLFDLYNSAEVQRLAALEGRLPQCEGCTINCYMQPSFAVETSKYFWQALPSTVKYNAAKGTWKRMLTR, from the coding sequence ATGCGTCTTGTTCGTCATCCGGTTCTGTGCAATTACTACGTCACCTACCGGTGCAATGCGAAGTGCTCGTTCTGTGACATTTGGGAGAAGCCTTCGCCCTATATCAAACTAGAGGACGTAGAACAAAACTTGCGCGATTTGAAGCGCCTGGGCGTGTCGGTGGTGGATTTCACGGGCGGAGAGCCGCTGCTGCACCGGCAGATTCATGAGTTTGTGGGGCTGGCGCACGATATGGGCTTCATCACAACGCTCACCACCAACTGCCTGCTCTACCCCAAGTACGCCGAGCGACTGCGCGGCAAAGTGGACATGCTGCATTTCTCCCTCGATGCCTCCGAAAAAGAAGTGCACGACCGGGGTAGGGGCGTGGCCTGCTACGATTTCGTGCTGGAAAGTATTCGGGTGGCGCGGGAAATGGGTGAGCGGCCTGACATTCTGTTCACCGTCTTCCGCGAAAACCTGAAAGACCTGGAAGCCGTGTACCGCGACATTGCGCAGCCCAACAAGCTGATGCTGATTCTGAATCCGGCCTTTGATTACAACAGTGTAAATACCGGCGAACAACTAACAACAGAAGAGCTGGATTATCTATCGGCCTTTGGCCGCCGCAAGGGCGTCTACCTCAACGAAGCTTTCATCCAGCTCCGCCGCGATGGGGGCAACCATGTGGCTGCGCCCGTGTGTCGGGCAGCCAGTACTACCTTGGTCATCTCGCCTAGCAACGAGTTAGTGCTACCCTGCTACCATCTGGGCCAGCAGAAATTCCCGGTAGACGGCCGCTTGTTCGACCTGTATAATTCTGCCGAAGTGCAGCGCCTGGCTGCGCTGGAAGGCCGCCTACCCCAGTGCGAAGGCTGCACCATCAATTGCTACATGCAGCCCAGCTTCGCCGTCGAAACCAGCAAGTACTTCTGGCAAGCCCTACCTAGCACCGTGAAATACAACGCGGCTAAAGGCACCTGGAAACGGATGCTGACGCGGTGA